In Pangasianodon hypophthalmus isolate fPanHyp1 chromosome 1, fPanHyp1.pri, whole genome shotgun sequence, the genomic window ACTACTCCCTACATCAGTGGAATGGGACCACTATAGGCCCACCAGTGATCATGTGTTATTTTGGGTGGgggatcattctcagcacagcagccACACTGATTGTAGTGAATGTTGCACTGGAACACAGCATTGCTGGGGTGTTATTAAATACTTTGGCATTATTGCTGGGTTGCGAAACACTCCACCCACCAAAACTATCCAACAAACAGCAGTCCTGTATTGAGAAACTAAGCACTGATGACTCACCTCTTGGTTAGTGCAGTATTGTTAACCCACATCCACCGCTGCTTTTCTGAATAACGGAGCCCGATCCAGTACAGCATGCCCCAATACTTAGTTAGAGTTTTCTACAGTAATAAAGACAGAATTTACAGCAATAAGATATGCACCTTTAATCTGTCTTTAATAGCGATGTCTCTTTCAGTTTGgcatattgatttattgattgattgatttctATACCTGCACATATTCATTTCTGATGACAACCAGGTCTCCACCCTGTTTCTGACATGTCTTCCTGCTCTCCTGCCAGCTTAGACGCTCCTTAGATATGAAGAAGCAGGAGTTGTCAAACCTCACCCAGCCCTTCCCACACTCAGAGCACTGATACCCTGCAGAGAAACAGCAGGTTTGAATACACAGCTCACAAAttatacacataaacataaacaattcACACGAATAATAAAACACGATGAcagcattattataaataaatcactctAAGCGAAGAGCATTTACAATGATTATAAATCAGTACTTTTTTAGCAGATGTGATGTTATAGTGTTTTACCAGGGTTCGTTGAGGGGTACAGGTCCTCACATAGCTCGCGGGTACAGTTCTGTTGTTTAACTTCAGGTTCTTCAGCTTCAGGTCTCTCTGGACACTTCTGGATGGACTGACCTTCATTTACTGAGGTTTGGGCATCAAGGCAACatacatataaaacaatatgaatATTCTATTTTAGACAGGAAACTAATTATTTATACCTACATATCAAAGTCAGATTCTGCCTACATGCTCCCAAAACGAGAAATATGACAGAAAATACTAACAATTGACTAATTATATTATGATTATCAAGATATTTGATGTCACTATAGAAGAACAGATTAGGTATGGCTAGTTTTTGCCACCACAGTTCATCAAACACTGGAGAAGTCAACAGCCAATATGCAAAATGCATTTCTACAACTTTTATGGAATCActacacttagaggatgttcacccaggtTTTTTACTtcataacaaataaacaaatcacatATGACacaaaactatttttgtttaatagctGAACATTCTGGCTGTGTGAAACATACCTCAAACAAATtcaatgatttttaattaatggcaTATTTTTTCCCAgctcaagtagaggaaaaaaattatggaatcacttgAGTTGATAAGCCAGAATGTTGagctattaaataaaaattgttttgtgtcatatctgtgatttgtgatttgctacaaagaaaagaaaaaaaggaaaaaaagctgtGTGAACATCcgctaagtgtggtgattccataactTTTCCCAGAAGTTCTAATACATTCACagtgaattattttatatttgacagGCCAATGAAAATCAGCTCTTGGATGCGATCATCATCTTAACGAGatcatcaacaaaaaatatTCTTAACATTCTTAACATTCTTTATTTTGCCTTAAATTTGGAATAACCATTAagtaaaaaacatttcattatccAGTACAATCTTATTTTGACACAGGTTTCTTCTCAGTATCAGGAGATATCTTCATCATATTCAATGCTGTGTTGCATTTGCGAGCCATCTAGTGgcaagaactaaaaaaaaaaaacaaactggcaccacaggaagtggaaaataccaaataaaaaaagtttggtTGGTAAAAGCTTTTTACTTTACACAatgtcattttataataatacacTTATCCCCAAAATTTGCTGAAATGTatgttgtctttctttttcctttttctttgtttctttgctaATCTTTGTGGTCTGGTGCATATTTTCCATTTCCTTTAATGGAATGGTGCATTACAcgggtttttgttgttttttttttttgctttttcccaATTGGTGGTCATAAGCTTCCATAACTCAAaagatacagtactgtgcaaatgtcttaggcacatgcaaagaaatgctgtagagcaaagatgccttcagaaataatgaaactaaatgtttctacatttaaaaaatattataaagagcagtaaacagtaataaatgaaacaaagtcaatatttggtgtgatgatccttcgcttttaaaaaagtAGTAGAAAAagagtagtctcaggtacaattagtgcagttttatgaggaaattagctgtaagtgttactgagcatcttgcagaaccagccacagttcttctggagactttgactgtctcacttgcttcttattttgcagcaaaacccagcagccttcattatgttttttttgtctgaaaagtgtctcttatgtaatatgctgctttctttactgacatacaaacgtATGTAACGTaaatttctgtaacatttaattttgtgctggaaaactaatgtttggaaatctaaaatgtttttgtactgaatcaataatgtcataaaataaaaatctataacaaagtttgtactaaaaaaagcTGTAGtgcaaaataagaaatattttcaaTGCTGAGGGCATCCACCTCCATTCCACCTTCCACTGTGGGAATAAAGTGATTATAGAAAGCCAACATCCgttatattttctttgtttgagTGATGGTATTTGCTGGAGCTAGATGCGTTGTTAATGTTTACCGCAGCACTAGTTTGGTGTTAGCGAGTCAGTAACCTGCTAACTGCTAACTTTTTACTTACACTTCATAGCCAGAGCCAAAACCACAGCCAGTAAGAGCACAGAGAGAATGATGAAAACAGCGGAAATCCTCTTGTAAATAtctaaacataaacagaaataaacagtgaGCTCAAACCATGGTGTGTACAAACAACTCCAGCCAGTACAGTACGTGTTTGTTTATAATGTGTAATTAGTTTTCATACATGGGGTCGGTTCCTCCTTCGAGTCTCCAGACActttcacatttattcacatttcacaAAACTTAAAGTACATGGTGGGATTTAATGTAACTCAGTGGGGTTTAATGTACAAACTTTGCAACAGGTTTGTGGAGTTTTGTTTTCATATGTAGTGATGtttgctgttctctctctctctctttaatatacatcgatcagccataagtgaataatgttgattatctggttacagtggcatctgtcaagggttgagatatattaggcagcaagtgaatagtcagttctcaaagtcgATGtcgaagcaggaaaaatgggcaagtgtaaggatctgagcgactttgacaagggccaaactgtgatggctggatgactgggtcagagcatctccaaaacggcaggtcttgtggggtgttcccggtacgcagtggttagtacctaccaaaagtggtccaacgaaggacaaccggtgaaccagcacagggtcatgggcaacATGGGCAATGTtgtgctgggaaaccttgggtcctggcatttatggatgttactttgacacgtaccaccttcctaaacattgttgcagaccaagtagaACCCTTCATGGCAATTGTATTCCCTAATGACAGTGgcctttttcagcaggataatgctccctgccacactgcaaaaattcaAGAATGGTTTGAAGAGCAAggcaaagagttcaaggtggtgacttggcctccaaattccccagatctcaatccgatcgagcatctgtgggatgtgctggacaaacaagtccaatccatggaggccccacctctcaacttacaggacttaaaggatctgctgctgtcttggtgtcagataccacagcacaccttcagaggtcttgtggagtccatgcctcgatgggtcataTGGTAGCACAAGGGAGACCTACAGaatattaagcaggtggttttaatgttatggctgatcggtgtctTATGCAcgctgtgtgtgaatgtggaaGATTCTGTCTTCATCTCCACGGTAACCTCATGGCCTGTTGTGAGTGAGAGTTAGTTCCCACTCGCTTCACACATTGTTTTATGATCATCAAAAACTAACAACCCATTTATAATGGTGCACTATTTTAGCATTCTCTGTAGTTTGATAATATACAGTTTTGGACTGAGCCCACGTCTTAAtattattgagttttttttctgtgaaattgGGCTTCTTTGATTGATTTAATGAGGTGCAGCTGTTTCTGAGTTgtcaaaatgtattataatgtattttctTGCCTGATAAGTTAAAGTCAAAATTTATGTTACTAAGCCCTTGCTCTGGAACTGCTTGATAAAAATAACATGACGTTAATTCATGACATCATATGAAGGGCTGTGGTCAGCATCCTCTTTAATGCTGACCACACCATCCTCTTTAATGCTGTGGTCAGCATTAAAGAGGATGGTGACCCCCCACCaccgccatcaccaccaccaaaaTCTGacgctgtttattttttatttaaattttgtgtTATGCTGCTACTGcaagaaatacattttcaaagGTTATTCACCATTTAGTGGTGTTTTTACTGTGATGTTTACTTAATCTGTTCAGACAGAATTTTAGAAAACATTGGTTATCAATTTGTAAAATACTGAAGATTTTCTAAATCctgttatttttctgtaagaaaTGAATTATGGAATGTTACTCAGTCTAAAATCggaatatgtagtcatttttactTAGTCTACTGTGATCATACAATGTTAGAATATGTTGATGATGAATTTAGAGAAGATTTTTTTGAAAtcttatatatagtatataatatattgatatatagtTCTATATATACTTCTATATAGTATATTGAAACCAGAGCACATTTATAGCCTAGTTTACAGTTTTATTCAATAAGCTTCATACATAAACAAATTCTCTCACACGTAGCCTACTACTATATTAAACATTGTTCACAAGTTAGCGTTATGGGCCCATGGGCGTCAGACTCtgatccagggtgtgttcctcaATTACTCAAAGTAAAACTGTTTCTAAAATGAAAGCggaagaaaaaatacatttaattacatcCTGGTCAAAGTCTGAATATTGCCCAATTATGGGTCAGTAAGCTAGGCACTGGCGTCTGACTTAAAACAACTGGATaaaattactgcacttttatcaGACAACTTTAATGTGTGTTCATTTAAACTTTTTGcttaaataagtaaatttgTATTTGATCTTTATTACCTTTATTGTGTTTTGGAGTGGAACTGGTCATCGtagacatataaacattttctgaTGGATTCTTCAGTTTGCAGTACAAATTAGTTTCTTcgtcttcttcgtcttcttcttctttttctatttctttcactttctcagCTTTTATGGGAAGAAGAAATAATGACCAAGTGGACTCAATGTGAGAAAATACTTCGGAATCActgattaatatattttcataaagtTTACTTCTTTAAATTAACGAAATGTACAATTTCTGTCAAGAGTTTGACATCTTTAGGTccatagatttatttttacattaaatttaataaaatcagtaaagttaaaaaaatatccttataGTATGTAAGGGACATTTCTCTATGTCTTATTAAttgatttttgtcttatttattgcAATCAGAaaagattacaatttattaaaactCTCATTTAAAATCTAGACACTTCAGTTAGTCGGAACAATCTAACATTTTATAAAGCATTTTGTTTTACATGTGCAACTCCCATAGtcaaaaaatattgattttctGTTATTCTAAACTTTCAAAATtgtcattcaaaaaaaaaaaaaaacttttttcaaaaTCTTGCTCCAGTTACAATTTCAACTATCAAATATTTTAGCAGTAGTTGATAGAATTTAaaattgattatatatatatagatataaaaccTCAACACAGTGCTTGGAAAATGATGCTCTGTGTATTACACTTTATGTTAAACCTACTTTCTGATCACTCCCATTTCCCTATACCAAACACTTTGATGCCGAGTTTGTCACCCATTCACCATTGTTTTCGGCGTGAATTTAACATGGATGTAAACCCAGATTTTATGCCTATGACCTCATTTAGTGTTTTTGGAACATacttgtggggaaaaaatgttgaaattacaatataaaagcaaaacaaaagtgTGTAGCTGAGAGTGTGCTGTGTGTCGTGAGCTCTGTTTGTATGCTACGAGCACACTTTTTTAGTTTAGCAACAGTTATATACTAGCCTGTCCATTTTATTATAACATTCTGTATTTGAAGCACTATGCATATCAGTTGCACTGTTGACCCATAAGGTGTCTTTCCCATGGTTTCTGTTCTCTTTTTTACTTCTGTATTTTTTCCAATTTGCAGTTTATATACCAGAGACAACTTGATATTTGCAAGGCTGTTTAAGTTTTCTTCAATTCAGCCTGTATATAGCCAGTTCCATACATCCATTAGACCTTATCACACAACTTAAATGTGTATCACAATAGTTAACCTGTGCCACTTTCTTAGTTCTTTTAAGCCTTTTGCTTAAATAAGTAAAGGTATTACCTTCATTGCGTTTGGGATTGGGAGTAGGCATTCCAGTATTATAAGTATCTTCCGTTGGATTCTTCAGTTTGCAGTACACATTACCTTCTTCTTTggattctttttcttttttttctttttcttctgcctTTTTCTCGGTTTCTAGAGGAAGAAAAGACCAAGTGgtttaaatataagaaaactGGCCAAAAAAATCTGGCACAAGAAAGGCACAAGCAAGTAAACATACAACTTTTTGTTCCTTTCATTTTCCCTTCCTCTGTATCCTTATCTTCTGCAGTCAAGCAAACTTTGTACTTTAGTGGTAGTTATATGCCAACATGCCCATTTTACTATATTgtgctatatttttatatacattatatgtttttaaatatatttttaagtgttATGAGTGTCAAAGTGCAGAGACATCTGAGTTGCACTACTGACCCATGAAGGCTCTGTTCTCTTTACTgacttttatatttttgcttttgcttaAATAAAGTATTACCTTCATCGTGTTTGGAACTGGAAGTAGGCATTGAAGGATTATAAACATCTTCTGTTGGCTTCTTCAGTTCGTGGTACACATTAGctgcttcttttatttctttttcttttttttcttcttcttctgcccCTTTCTCAGCTTCtagggaaaaaaaggggggatGACCATGTGGTTTAAATATGAGaaagttgggggaaaaaagtcagGCACAGGAAAGGTACAAGCAGAAGAACATAAAAAGGGAGCTATTTTGAAACTTGCTAAGGTTTTAGTCTAAGTAGCTTATCAGTAACCAAATGACCAACTGTAGTGTACACATGGCTGTcattgcaaacattttttttttttaagttttcttaattttttacCTTTTGTTCCTCCcattttgtctttctctgcatCCTTATCATCTTGTACTTCTGCTGAAGTAAGCTCTTTCATCTCCACCTCAGTCAATTTTTCTGCGTCCATGGTCTCTCACGTTCTGTGCTGATCCTGTTTCGTTTTCTTGACCAAACCCCCAGTGTCTAATGGAAGGCCAAAAAAAATAGACTTATGTAACTACCGTAATTCTTGTCCTCACATGCTCAGACAAATTCCATATACAAGAACAAGGATGTGGATAAGAATAAGGATGTGTTTACTTCAGTTGAAACAGGAGAATCACTGTCAGAGAAATTCACAAATGCCTAAGCCCAGTTTACGCTCATCCCATGTCTTGCTTACTTCACAGTTCCTCATCACACTTTTATACTAACACACCATTATCACAACACAGCCACTTCCCTCTTCTTTTCACTGCTGCATGAAAAAAAGCTATTGTCACTCCTTCTTAGAACCCAAGTCTCAGAATTGCACTGTTTAACTGATTCTTAGAATTGTCAAATTTCCAATTAGACACAATGTCCATAACAAGAAGCTAAAAGAGGGAGAAACATGAACAACGTATGTAGGCTCCCTCTGTCCCGTGCATCCTGGCATCCTGAGCTCGGTGCTGTCCTTTAAGCTTCCACATTCTCTCTCAAACTACCAACACTCCTTCATCTGtcttctcctttctctccctccaaCCTTTCAATAAACATGGGCTTCAAGGGATTCATTAGCAGTCTATGTATAAGCATCTGTGTTTATGCTAGCCTCTGAGTAGACTGCCTTACAGAACATAACCACTTCGATCAGTTCTAGCTGACTTCCTCCAGACCAAAGACAtgtacgtgcacacacacacacacacacacacacacatttttgttcCATGTTGGCCATTGAACAAATTCCCCATTTTGAGTAAAATAGATGTTGCGccatttttacaaaacaaaaataagttcCCACTTAATACAAATTGTTTTAAGCATTTGATGAcatgtataataaatatgaaaataatcagcattatTTATTCACAAGTCTAGATTGTTGTGATGCATTATTACTaatcaacattttctgctgttttctGAGACCTATCCTGTATAGCATATCCTCTTTTAATGTTTCtgcagacttctgaattcattctgttgctaccatcatgagtaaagattagtgagcccatgtAAGCCCAAGCCATggcactacctccactgtgcatGACTGATGAACTCATATGTTTTGCATCATgggcagatcctttctttcgccaCAATTTGGCCCTTCCATCACTTTGATAGAGGTTAATCTTTGTTCCAGAAATTTTTGTGGCTCATTtctatttctttgtgaatttcaatctggccttctgattcttactgcttactaatggcctctatatttctgctctcaaagacttcttcaaatggtggattgtgatagcATCAccactgccctgtggaggttgttggtgatttCACAGttgttttgaggtttttttttttcttcttcacagctctcacaatgtttctgtcatcagctgctgttttccttggctggcCTTTtcaatgtttgtttgttagtacaccagcggtttcttttatttcaggacattccaaatgttaatgttcacatcaaacatcagaatggagaacatgtgtgatctctgtgactttgatcgtagcatggttgctggtaccagaagggctggtttgagtatttcagaaactgctgacctcctgggattttcacacactacaATCTCTAGTACAATCTCTACACAGAATGGGgcgaaaaaataaaaataaaaatcctgtgAGCGGcaggtctgcaggctgaaacatgAATATCAGTTGAGATAAGTTTGTGGCATTGAATATAGTTCACTCTATCATGTTGAATGATTGTTTACAGTTTACTGTGGGTTCTGTGTAGGTGGTAACCACCACTCTGATGCTGGAACATCGGCTGCCACAGTGTTTGTGGCCAAGGCTGGGCGAGTGTGGTCTTAACTATGGCCTAGGAGACCGGTGGTACCTCTGAAAACAAGCATGATGGCCAATAACATTATGATCATGAACACTGTATTAGTTAAGAATGGAGGACTGCAATGATCAGTTATTGCAGAAGATCAGACAGTATGTTGATGTGTTCTCAAAATATGATGACTCAGACAAGAAAAAGGGAAGTGAGAGAACAACCAAGGCCTAAGACCCAGCAGTCATGAAAAGAATGCAGGATGAAGAAGTGCTTTGATTGCAGATTATACACCACAGCCTTCTCAGTTTAGAGATAGAGAACCAAGAACATTTGAATTCTCAAGAGATGAAACCTGTTTGAGAGATTAAATGTGTTGGAAATATACTGATTCTGTACAACTTaaaatcatttcatcattttattgaATGAATACTAATTTACGGtgaaaaaatcacatgacagAAGCTGTGTGGGCAAAAAGTGTGCATTACAAAGTGAAGACAAAACAGTAGAATTTTAAATTGAATCACTGTAAAGGCATCTCTACTTAATCACTAATTATACTCATTGACATCTCAATGACATCTCACTACTTATTTTaaagacagatacacagatatatATTTAGTTTCATAATACATTCTgcatacaatggatataaaaagtctacacacccctgttaaaatagcaAGTGTTAACCTGTTAAACAGCAGGTTTTACAGGTTAAAAAGCAGGTTAAAGGCTGTTAAAACAGCAGGTTTTAACCTggtaaaaaatgaaagaaagataaaacaTATCAGAACATTTCCAccttttaatgtaaaaattacaACCTGTACAATGCCACTGAAAACCAAACTGacacatttcagagaaaaaatataaaaatcaaaaactatCAGGGTCTATCAgcttggcacatcttgacttgggaATATTACcccactcttctttgcaaaaATGTTCCAGATTTGTCACATtgcgagggcatctcctgtgcacagccctcttcaggtccccccacagatttttagttggattcaggacAGTTGGTCAGGTCAGGTCACCTTTCAACTGttatgctgaaaggtgaaagtCCTCTTCATCTTTGGCTTTCTAGCAGATGCTagaaggttttgtgccaaaatcgACTGGTACTtggagctattcatgattccctccacgtTCACGAAAGCCCCAGTTCCATCTGaagcagccccaaagcatgataaTACcagcaccatgcttcacagtgggtaTGTTGTTCTTTTGctgatgtgctgtgttgtttttgcaccaaacgtATCTTTTACTATTATGGCCAAAAGGTTCAATCCTGGTCTCATTAGACCacaacacatttttccacatagtTTTGGGAGACTGGATATATGTTTTTGCAAATTTTAgctgggcttggatgttttgtCATCAGAAAAGGCTTGTGTCTTGCCACCTGGCCCATAGCCCAGACAGATGAAGAATACAGAAGATAGTTGTCACATATAGGGAGcaaccagtacttgccagaaagagctgcagctcctttaatgatGCTGTAGGTGTCTTAACACcctccctgaccagttttctttgtcttctcatcagttttggagggaaggcctgttcttggtaatgtcactgttgtaCCATATTTTCTCCCTGCCTTGGAAATTGCCTTGGAAATTGTTCTGTAGCCCTCTCCTGAGTGATACCTTTGAACAATGAGATCCTGTTGATATTTTGTAAGCTCTTCGTGGCCCATGGCTCTTGCAGTAGGATGCAACCAAGACGATGTCAGAAAAATCCTACAAACAGCTGAGATTTATTTGGCGTTAATCAGAGTCACTTCAGTTGAAGACAGGTATGTACTAACTACTAGTGCAAATGAGCTTGATGATTGGTTGATCACAGCCACGTACCCAATTAtaaaaagggtgtgcacacttctGCAATTAGATTATTCTTAGATTAAATTATTagattaagttttttttatttcttctctgaAACGTGGTATTGTATAGGTTgtcatttttacattaaaggtggaaatgttctgatatgatttatctttttttcattttttacatcataaatacctgctgttttaacaggggtatgtAGAATTTTCATACCCATTGTATGTTTTAGTGTGAATAAGGTCTTAGTGCAAAGAAATAAGGTCTTAGTGCAAAGTAATTTTGTAGCAGTGCAATTAAAAGGATTACAATTTACGACTAAAATAAGCAGACAGTCACTATGCTATGTGCATCACGTAGCAGGATTGTTTAATGTTCCATTCAtgtatttgttaatatttatgaaCTGCTTTTGCAAAAGGtaagtaaaagagtaaaatgaTGATATTAAAGGCAAATGTAGCAGATGTATGTGATGGTGATGGTTGATCATTCTCCACTTTTAACCTCTCTGGCAGATGTAATTTGAGGACACCACACAGGGGTTTGAATACCAATTGTTCATGGGTGCCCTCTGTCCTCTTAGCAGTGCACAGGAGCCTTGAGTGTCTGGCTCTGGCTGGCCATGGGCCCAGTAgctgtcaataaaaaaaaaaataacctgaaTTAGTTGATTGATTATACATATGCATGTGTTTCCCAGTTTCGGTCTGGTGTAGCTGTGTGCTGTACAACCTATTTACAAGCTGTAATACACTTAAATTAGTTTCCACATAATGCACTACTACACTCAGTTGAATGTTTTATTGGGAGCATTAAGTGGTGGTGTGCAGAGTTTGGTTTCTTAATGTTGAGGTAATACCCAAATATGgtatagaaagaaaaacaattttggccaaaaccagattgttcatcttttttgactgttttccagaattcagccacagtggcatctgatgggttttccaaGTCCGCTATACACATTAATTTAAATAGTTGTAAGTTTATGTACAACTTTACATAAAACAGGTAGGCTTTACTAATGGAATAGGACCAAATTCAAGTCATGGACAGCATAAAGgatatttaatccatttttacaAGCAGATCAGTACTGCTCTAGAGCCCCTGCACGTTCCCCTAGATATTGAACTGGTATCCTCAGGAGTTATTTTTGCATTTGATGCTATGCATTGTACcaacaatgtttaaaaatacgGTGGCTTTGAAAAACGAAAAATTACATCATACAGAGACTAGAACCATCTAGGAGCTAAGACCTTTAAATGCCACAGCAAACACCAAAGAGATTCAGACTAGAAACTACTCCAGTGGTGGCAATTATGAACAAGTCAAAGCAAATTCTCTAGGGAGAGTCTGCATTGTTTTGgtctgaataaaataaatgataatgcAACACATTCCTTGAGCATTATAAGTTAATAATACTGATGttataatattatgtttataataCTGATGTTAATTACTTTGTCTTTGAGGAGTTGAGACATTGAGTTAAGACACAGACTGCCTGTAAGCTCAGTAATCATTGGGATATAAGTAGTTGTgtgaaaaggagaaataaaatacagtactgACTGTTGCCCATCTGCTGC contains:
- the LOC113542545 gene encoding C-type lectin domain family 4 member A-like isoform X1; the encoded protein is MDAEKLTEVEMKELTSAEVQDDKDAEKDKMGGTKEAEKGAEEEEKKEKEIKEAANVYHELKKPTEDVYNPSMPTSSSKHDEETEKKAEEKEKKEKESKEEGNVYCKLKNPTEDTYNTGMPTPNPKRNEAEKVKEIEKEEEDEEDEETNLYCKLKNPSENVYMSTMTSSTPKHNKDIYKRISAVFIILSVLLLAVVLALAMKLNEGQSIQKCPERPEAEEPEVKQQNCTRELCEDLYPSTNPGYQCSECGKGWVRFDNSCFFISKERLSWQESRKTCQKQGGDLVVIRNEYVQKTLTKYWGMLYWIGLRYSEKQRWMWVNNTALTKSYWAQGQPESDSQGSCALLRGRGSPTNNWHSNPCVVSSNYICQRG
- the LOC113542545 gene encoding C-type lectin domain family 4 member A-like isoform X2, whose translation is MDAEKLTEVEMKELTSAEVQDDKDAEKDKMGGTKAEKGAEEEEKKEKEIKEAANVYHELKKPTEDVYNPSMPTSSSKHDEETEKKAEEKEKKEKESKEEGNVYCKLKNPTEDTYNTGMPTPNPKRNEAEKVKEIEKEEEDEEDEETNLYCKLKNPSENVYMSTMTSSTPKHNKDIYKRISAVFIILSVLLLAVVLALAMKLNEGQSIQKCPERPEAEEPEVKQQNCTRELCEDLYPSTNPGYQCSECGKGWVRFDNSCFFISKERLSWQESRKTCQKQGGDLVVIRNEYVQKTLTKYWGMLYWIGLRYSEKQRWMWVNNTALTKSYWAQGQPESDSQGSCALLRGRGSPTNNWHSNPCVVSSNYICQRG